The genomic stretch TACTTCAAAGTATCCATCTTCTTCTGTAACATCTTCTGCTCCTGCTTCCAATGCAGCCATCATAAATTCATCAGTATCTATTCCTTCTGCTTTTACAGTTATTATCCCTTTTTTCTTAAACATCCAAGATACAGCTCCATCTGCTCCAAGATTTCCATCTTTACGACTGAAAGTCATTCTCATTTCTGAAGCTGTTCTATTTTTATTATCAGTTACAGCTTCAACTATAAAGGCTGTTCCAGCAGGTCCATAACCTTCATATCTCATTTCTGTAAAATCTACACCTTCTAATTCTCCTGAACCTTTTTTAATTGCTCTTTCTAAGAAATCTTTTGGCATATTTCCAGCTTTTGCTTTTTCTATTGCAAGTCTAAGTCTTGGGTTGAAGTTTGGATCACTTCCCCCTTCCTTAGCTGCTATTGTTAATTCTCTTCCAAATTTTGTGAATAATTTAGCTCTTTTTTTATCTTGAGCTCCTTTTCTATGTTGTATATTATTCCATTTACTATGTCCAGACACAAAAAACCTCCTATAA from Fusobacterium hwasookii encodes the following:
- a CDS encoding YebC/PmpR family DNA-binding transcriptional regulator — translated: MSGHSKWNNIQHRKGAQDKKRAKLFTKFGRELTIAAKEGGSDPNFNPRLRLAIEKAKAGNMPKDFLERAIKKGSGELEGVDFTEMRYEGYGPAGTAFIVEAVTDNKNRTASEMRMTFSRKDGNLGADGAVSWMFKKKGIITVKAEGIDTDEFMMAALEAGAEDVTEEDGYFEVTTEYTEFQTVLENLKNAGYQYEEAEISMIPENTVQITDLETAKKVMALYDALEDLDDSQNVYSNFDIPNEILEQLD